The Antennarius striatus isolate MH-2024 chromosome 20, ASM4005453v1, whole genome shotgun sequence genome includes a region encoding these proteins:
- the LOC137614095 gene encoding basic helix-loop-helix domain-containing protein USF3 isoform X1: MPEMTETQTPGRKPKKKKNKESHNAVERHRKEKINAGINRIGNLLPCSPALKQSKNMILDQAFRYITELKKQNDTMLLEGGDKVQAEEIRRLRRQLEELRREGAHYIELLKAHDINILEDPTIHWKGKQRCAKVAKVTPTHQLPKGIIVYSNGNVMCPAGRETSPAKQPSETLIIQPPSEVSASLRVNGALLQVNTSSSTPALLPGSTTSPTQPTTGLRMIEHCVVETPAAAPTLPPSVSYITLQIPAAASSLPQQPQPAVPGPTLTIASTSSSQLPGETLTQPISNLTMLTQAASTSDVCSGVTQDAAVRTVSYSSIPSSQAFLRAGAAGSTQTTWTTLQMAGNTVQPVCQSLPTPEVVNTTQAVQQVTVCPVGNKPVQPIQVQMQPHVSVQQAPITAHIQAQSLQRPPQLHPAVLNQAQPQPVLAPQAQSAVLPQAAIVPQQAMVAHPAAVSQPQPALLQQASLVSHPPTALIPQPQPALVPQPQATMLPLLQTMQVLQVNPTIGTASGVTTPQNTNNPSVVILQQAGACPSQTVVREEITNQTPCQHIVIIQAPNQATPAPQNPPVGIVPAGVPAAVPVVSTQTPTTSSPIPATSLQSVGGKQLVHILPRPVQPQMNPPLHVTQASSSPAVPSTPQTITVNGQVFALQPMKTPDKPSSQGGQSTLQLVQPTTSEEPTTNVALNSLGALSSLNHSISQGLPLTITSQSSQPPPAPTSLTQQNPSPAPSSVPVSTLALPVRQLQVPSLNPVQSRPVVSASKPTAKRHGTTLNTTRKTAKRTKPAKKKELLQAQPAVSVPTKPVAATRGSQVTQVTAPQTVVSSTKDIPPIRTTAVTTANCSEAIANVATAQNTQMVVACSSSNASPSLSQSDPQSKRPVSSTPSEVTVSHANDVASAVVTATNASVKPSVSASVAAVSEPAVGSENNSVVAKRSVPDVKPSVTVSATGTTQSKLAASVAVSRSVSRSVVSSTCGPEALNSSASVFTVCVTPVCTSSVTTAASVSLNPATQPTSVCHSKGPSTQCPLPCSNPVSQTTISALVSTTLTISSPAPTFSAANSSVRAPTVSSELRKRVPTSRGPMQRTEVNVSNPTPCHPAEVKMPLSPRGDREAQVERLSTVTEKQDLIAAASDAPSRKDFALSQQVYTNLDDQTIEHPMTSSRQADSPMSTGAGGGRGFSVASMLPQGHSIGASSSSFGTFPFTSEQAEMLALAMLEQDSPGRRSGSCSGENASATNPTTATWEPSKTHPVSSSKERSSTGPQTKVSKPTDTGSVKPAVQVTARGLAGEGSISGPNGSRHPQKIPYSQSQSLPQVQSQSLTVASLSINNLIRSSSGQQPFPGSPNLTGQQGAIPSPVGAAAHISQSSNNAPSPCSGAAQLNEYTPLKNVLMRAQAGVSVGERQVKIVSKRQAQEETMLNAGKRPKPCPPSVTTVSHMEVKATDHNQMMGGQLPLTSAAAMTRINPESAGPLFSSNSFMSPITRPIDGHCLPQGPPEQNQPGVLHLPHNHPQHAATQPGPHLGGNLYMKQQQEQQRHHLYHLQHHLTQPDPAQRHSLHQRALQEQHHVQKKRGLVRVSQTGSPAGLQQKQHHLEKSGIQQQQHSHQQTQHQQLAQQQQPQQQHQQQAHQQSQQQHQQPTQHQQPHHQQQPHQQQPQTQHQQHQQQQQLQQQQQSSHSRHQQHLQQQIQQQQQQQHFRHQEKSCEGPAAGSRAHHSSHLAQQEHLKSGQDHNAMQRMMTSRPLEQQQLISPPSNPVSRSSDLSCASSRQERHRVSNYSAEALIGKSPTSGDQQQHMALHLQPGCGSAQDQSDLRGYLDTSRGKANIAHNQQSRLPSEHPVSADVQRVSECLPFKAMGGGGGGGGGGGTHQHGGFEAQVSRGSDMAPKSVPPSQRGPQGQQQGGFRMGVGPPADGRSRGSYSTAHPSTQGVQVGPALPREQEGCHQSFMQSLLSPHLPEQSNHQRLQCCPPVSMEYTCVSGSSSGDIQAKASSPSVPPPQKAPVMRHGEANKGHISQVGNNMHGGPGVRAGLPHPPTPHSTSEPGRSSAPTRPPAAVSQHSRTIARDAQPTKLRPGERVRSGSLRHGNPFEPEGHLPLPSGGGVLLSRPQSGGEARRSTIVRFMADSAQVPSDNNLVADQHLTQNFGFPFIPEGGMNPPPPINANSTFIPPVSQPSTSRTPSLLPVEPQNTLPSFYPSYSPAAHPSLPSDVTLQYFPNQMFTSPSADKGSAPPLNNRFGSILSPPRPVGFGQASFPLLPDMPPMPIANSSGITPHISNFSLTSLFPEIATGMPTDGSSMPMSPLLSLSNASSSDSGKQPNRPAHNISHILGHDGSSAV, translated from the exons ATGCCAGAGATGACTGAAACTCAGACACCTGGTCGTAAACCCAA aaagaagaaaaacaaagaatcaCACAATGCAG TTGAGAGACACAGAAAAGAGAAGATCAATGCTGGGATTAACCGCATTGGTAATCTTCTACCTTGTTCCCCGGCTCTTAAACAG AGTAAGAACATGATCTTGGACCAGGCTTTTCGCTACATCACTGAATTGAAGAAACAAAATGACACAATGCTTCTAGAAGGAGGAGATAAAGTCCAAG CTGAGGAGATACGTCGACTTCGACGTCAGCTGGAGGAGTTGAGAAGAGAGGGCGCTCACTACATTGAGCTTCTCAAAGCCCATGATATTAACATTCTGGAAGACCCCACTATTCATTGGAAAGGCAAACAGCGCTGTGCCAAGGTGGCAAAGGTGACCCCCACTCACCAACTCCCAAAGGGGATCATTGTTTATTCCAATGGAAACGTGATGTGTCCAGCAGGGAGGGAGACAAGCCCAGCTAAACAACCTTCTGAAACACTAATCATTCAGCCACCATCTGAGGTCAGTGCAAGTTTGAGAGTTAATGGCGCCCTGCTCCAAGTTAATACGTCTTCCTCCACCCCTGCACTCCTGCCTGGCTCCACAACCAGTCCCACCCAACCAACAACGGGCCTCCGAATGATAGAGCATTGTGTAGTGGAGACACCAGCTGCAGCCCCCACTCTTCCACCTTCTGTGTCTTACATCACCCTTCAGATCCCTGCGGCTGCCTCATCTTTGCCTCAGCAACCGCAACCTGCTGTCCCAGGCCCGACTCTCACCATAGCATCCACTTCATCCTCACAGCTTCCCGGTGAAACCCTGACTCAGCCTATATCCAATCTAACTATGCTAACCCAGGCCGCATCCACGTCAGACGTTTGTTCTGGGGTCACACAAGACGCTGCTGTGAGGACAGTAAGCTACTCTTCTATCCCCAGCAGCCAAGCCTTCCTGAGagctggagcagcaggaagcaCACAGACTACCTGGACAACGCTGCAGATGGCAGGAAACACAGTACAGCCAGTCTGCCAGAGTCTCCCCACCCCAGAGGTCGTCAACACCACTCAGGCTGTCCAGCAGGTGACCGTGTGTCCGGTGGGTAATAAACCCGTTCAGCCCATTCAAGTGCAGATGCAACCACATGTGTCTGTGCAACAAGCGCCCATTACAGCCCACATTCAAGCACAGTCCCTTCAGAGACCTCCCCAGTTACATCCGGCAGTCCTGAACCAGGCACAACCTCAGCCTGTCCTAGCCCCCCAAGCACAGAGTGCTGTCCTCCCTCAGGCAGCAATAGTCCCCCAGCAGGCCATGGTGGCCCACCCTGCTGCTGTGTCGCAGCCTCAGCCCGCTTTACTTCAACAAGCATCATTGGTTTCCCATCCACCAACTGCTCTCATACCCCAGCCTCAGCCTGCCTTGGTACCCCAGCCACAGGCCACCATGTTGCCCCTCCTTCAGACCATGCAGGTGCTTCAAGTCAACCCAACTATAGGGACGGCCTCAGGTGTAACAACCCCACAGAACACTAACAACCCCAGTGTGGTCATTCTGCAGCAGGCAGGCGCTTGCCCATCTCAGACAGTTGTAAGAGAGGAAATAACCAATCAGACCCCTTGTCAGCATATCGTTATCATCCAGGCACCCAATCAGGCAACGCCCGCCCCTCAGAATCCCCCGGTGGGTATAGTGCCTGCAGGCGTACCTGCAGCAGTCCCTGTTGTGTCCACTCAGACACCCACCACCAGCAGCCCCATACCTGCCACATCCTTACAGAGTGTGGGGGGTAAGCAGCTGGTGCACATTCTCCCACGCCCCGTTCAGCCTCAAATGAACCCTCCCCTTCACGTCACCCAGGCGTCCTCTTCCCCAGCAGTTCCTTCAACCCCACAGACGATCACTGTGAATGGCCAAGTGTTTGCCTTGCAGCCCATGAAGACTCCCGACAAGCCCAGCTCCCAGGGGGGGCAGAGTACGCTCCAGCTGGTCCAGCCCACCACCAGTGAGGAACCAACAACTAACGTGGCCCTCAACAGTTTAGGAGCACTCAGCAGTCTCAATCATAGCATTTCTCAGGGCCTTCCCCTTACCATTACTAGCCAGAGCAGTCAGCCCCCACCAGCCCCAACATCACTAACCCAGCAGAATCCATCTCCAGCTCCGTCGTCCGTCCCTGTGAGTACTCTTGCTCTACCTGTCCGACAGTTACAGGTCCCTAGTTTGAACCCAGTCCAATCGAGGCCTGTGGTCAGTGCTTCTAAGCCCACAGCAAAGAGACACGGCACAACGTTAAACACAACCAGGAAAACAGCTAAAAGGACTAAACCAGCCAAGAAAAAAGAGCTTCTTCAGGCACAACCTGCTGTTTCTGTTCCAACCAAGCCGGTGGCAGCAACAAGAGGAAGTCAAGTAACTCAAGTCACTGCACCTCAAACTGTCGTGTCCTCGACAAAGGATATTCCCCCCATTCGCACAACAGCTGTCACAACTGCAAACTGTAGTGAAGCTATAGCAAATGTCGCCACTGCACAAAACACTCAGATGGTCGTTGCATGTAGTTCATCTAATGCGTCACCGTCACTGAGTCAGTCTGACCCACAGAGCAAGAGACCTGTTAGTTCCACTCCGTCTGAGGTAACGGTCAGTCATGCTAATGATGTGGCGAGTGCGGTAGTGACTGCTACCAATGCGTCAGTCAAGCCATCAGTTAGTGCGTCTGTGGCCGCTGTGAGTGAACCAGCAGTGGGGTCGGAAAACAACTCTGTTGTGGCCAAACGCTCAGTTCCAGACGTTAAACCGTCTGTCACCGTTTCAGCAACTGGAACAACACAGAGTAAGTTGGCTGCCAGCGTGGCTGTTTCTAGATCTGTTTCTAGATCTGTTGTAAGTTCCACATGTGGTCCAGAAGCTCTGAACTCCTCTGCCagtgtttttactgtttgtgtgaCTCCTGTCTGTACCAGCTCTGTCACAACAGCGGCATCAGTATCTTTAAATCCGGCTACCCAGCCAACTTCAGTTTGTCATTCCAAGGGACCAAGTACCCAGTGTCCTCTGCCCTGTAGTAATCCCGTATCTCAGACCACTATTTCAGCCTTGGTGTCCACAACTTTGACAATTTCATCACCCGCCCCAACGTTCTCTGCAGCCAACAGCTCTGTTAGAGCCCCTACCGTAAGTTCAGAGCTTAGGAAAAGAGTCCCTACCAGTAGAGGGCCAATGCAGCGGACCGAGGTGAATGTGTCCAACCCCACTCCCTGCCATCCTGCTGAAGTCAAAATGCCCCTGTCCCCTAGAGGAGATCGGGAGGCTCAGGTAGAAAGACTCTCCACAGTCACAGAGAAACAGGATTTGATAGCAGCAGCCTCTGACGCCCCCTCTAGAAAGGACTTTGCCCTGTCTCAGCAGGTATACACGAACCTAGATGACCAAACTATAGAGCACCCTATGACGTCAAGTCGACAGGCAGATTCTCCCATGTCTACAGGGGCTGGGGGAGGCAGGGGGTTCTCTGTGGCATCCATGCTTCCACAGGGCCACAGTATTGGTGCGTCCTCTAGCTCCTTTGGAACGTTTCCATTCACCTCTGAGCAGGCAGAGATGTTGGCTTTGGCCATGCTCGAACAGGACAGTCCAGGAAGGAGGAGTGGAAGCTGCTCAGGGGAGAACGCCTCTGCAACAAATCCCACCACAGCCACATGGGAGCCATCAAAAACGCATCCAGTGTCCAGCAGCAAGGAAAGGAGTTCAACTGGACCGCAGACCAAAGTGAGTAAACCCACTGACACAGGATCAGTGAAGCCCGCTGTCCAGGTGACTGCCAGAGGGCTTGCTGGGGAGGGGTCTATCAGTGGTCCCAATGGAAGCCGACATCCACAAAAAATCCCATATTCCCAGTCTCAGTCTCTCCCCCAGGTACAATCTCAGAGCCTCACCGTGGCTAGCCTCAGCATCAACAATCTGATTCGCTCCAGCTCCGGGCAGCAACCCTTTCCCGGCTCACCCAATCTGACCGGCCAACAGGGCGCCATTCCCTCACCTGTCGGGGCGGCAGCCCACATATCGCAATCCTCAAATAATGCTCCCTCACCTTGCTCAGGCGCTGCCCAGCTGAACGAGTACACCCCCTTAAAGAACGTATTAATGCGGGCTCAGGCTGGAGTCAGCGTGGGCGAGCGACAAGTTAAGATCGTCTCCAAGAGGCAGGCTCAGGAGGAGACGATGCTCAATGCTGGAAAACGACCCAAACCGTGCCCTCCATCAGTCACGACCGTCAGCCACATGGAGGTGAAAGCAACTGACCACAACCAGATGATGGGGGGGCAGCTGCCCCTTACATCTGCAGCCGCCATGACCAGGATTAATCCGGAAAGCGCGGGCCCCCTCTTCTCCTCAAACTCCTTTATGAGCCCAATAACTCGACCCATAGATGGGCACTGCCTTCCTCAAGGACCCCCTGAACAGAACCAGCCGGGTGTGCTCCATCTCCCACACAACCACCCACAGCACGCTGCAACCCAGCCGGGGCCACACCTCGGAGGAAACCTTTACATGAAACAGCAGCAagagcagcagagacaccaCCTCTACCATCTGCAGCATCACCTGACTCAGCCTGACCCCGCGCAGCGCCACTCTCTCCACCAGAGGGCGCTCCAGGAGCAGCATCACGTGCAGAAAAAGAGGGGTTTGGTCAGAGTAAGTCAGACCGGATCACCTGCCGGCCTGCAGCAGAAGCAGCATCACCTGGAAAAGTCTGggattcagcagcagcagcactcaCATCAACAGACGCAGCATCAGCAGCtcgcacagcagcagcagccgcagcagcagcatcaacagCAGGCGCACCAAcagtcacagcagcagcaccaacaACCGACGCAACACCAACAGCCTCATCACCAACAGCAGCCACATCAACAGCAGCCACAGACGCAGcatcaacaacaccaacagcagcagcagctacagcagcagcagcagagctctCACTCCAGACACCAGCAGCATCTGCAGCAGCAGatccaacaacagcagcagcagcagcactttAGACACCAAGAGAAGAGCTGTGAAGGGCCGGCAGCAGGATCCAGGGCCCACCACAGCAGCCACCTGGCCCAGCAAGAGCACCTCAAG TCTGGTCAGGATCATAACGCCATGCAGAGGATGATGACGTCTCGGcctctggagcagcagcagctcatctCCCCTCCCAGCAATCCCGTGTCCCGGTCCTCTGATCTGTCCTGTGCTTCGTCCCGGCAGGAACGTCACCGTGTTTCCAACTACTCTGCAGAGGCTCTGATCGGGAAAAGCCCCACCAGCggtgaccagcagcagcacatgGCTCTCCACCTTCAGCCCGGCTGCGGTTCGGCACAGGACCAGTCGGACCTCCGCGGTTACCTGGACACGTCACGGGGGAAAGCGAACATTGCACATAATCAACAGAGCCGCCTTCCCTCGGAGCATCCTGTGTCGGCTGACGTCCAGCGGGTGTCGGAGTGTCTGCCGTTCAAGgccatggggggtgggggaggtggagggggaggaggagggacgcATCAACACGGTGGATTCGAGGCTCAGGTGTCCCGTGGTAGTGACATGGCCCCAAAGTCAGTGCCGCCCTCACAGAGGGGCCCTCAGGGGCAGCAGCAGGGGGGGTTCAGGATGGGTGTGGGACCTCCAGCGGACGGCAGGAGTCGTGGAAGCTACAGCACAGCTCATCCCAGCACGCAGGGGGTGCAAGTCGGACCGGCGCTCCCTCGGGAGCAGGAAGGGTGTCACCAGAGTTTCATGCAGAGCCTCCTGTCCCCCCACCTGCCTGAGCAGAGCAACCACCAGCGGTTGCAGTGCTGCCCCCCGGTCAGTATGGAGTACACCTGCGTGTCTGGAAGCTCCTCAGGCGACATCCAGGCCAAGGCCTCCAGCCCCAGCGTGCCCCCGCCGCAGAAGGCGCCGGTGATGCGTCACGGAGAGGCCAACAAAGGCCACATTTCTCAGGTCGGCAACAATATGCACGGAGGCCCGGGCGTGAGGGCGGGTCTCCCCCACCCTCCGACCCCACACAGCACCTCTGAGCCGGGCCGCTCCTCTGCCCCCACCAGACCGCCCGCCGCTGTCAGCCAGCACTCGCGCACCATCGCCCGAGAcgctcagcccaccaaactgagACCCGGCGAGCGGGTTCGCTCGGGGTCGCTGAGACACGGTAACCCCTTTGAGCCCGAGGGTCACCTGCCTCTACCTTCAGGAGGGGGGGTGCTGCTGAGCAGACCACAGTCTGGAGGAGAGGCACGGCGCAGCACCATTGTTCGATTTATGGCGGATAGCGCTCAGGTTCCCAGTGACAACAACCTGGTTGCCGATCAACACCTAACGCAAAACTTTGGCTTCCCTTTTATCCCCGAGGGTGGGAtgaaccccccaccacccatcAATGCTAACTCCACTTTTATCCCTCCAGTCAGCCAACCCAGCACCTCCAGGACTCCGTCGCTTCTCCCCGTGGAGCCTCAGAACACTTTACCCTCTTTCTACCCTTCTTATTCTCCAGCCGCTCACCCCAGCCTCCCCAGTGACGTCACCCTCCAATATTTCCCCAACCAGATGTTTACGAGCCCAAGTGCCGACAAGGGCAGCGCTCCCCCGCTCAACAACCGCTTCGGTTCCATTCTCTCGCCACCTCGCCCTGTGGGTTTTGGTCAGGCCAGCTTCCCCCTGCTTCCAGATATGCCTCCGATGCCCATCGCCAATTCGTCTGGAATCACGCCTCACATATCAAACTTCAGCCTCACCTCGCTTTTCCCCGAGATCGCCACCGGCATGCCCACCGACGGTTCATCCATGCCAATGTCTCCCCTGCTGTCTCTGTCCAACGCCTCGTCTTCAGACTCTGGCAAGCAACCAAATCGTCCTGCCCACAACATCAGCCACATTCTGGGCCACGATGGCAGCTCAGCTGTGTGA